Part of the Parcubacteria group bacterium ADurb.Bin159 genome is shown below.
AAATTTTGGAAAGGAGTATAGCCGTAAGAAAATATGGGAGTAGGTCGTTTATTAAAATTTTTTTTATCACCATTTGGTGAGGAAGTTTAATTTATGGAAAAGAAACTTTATGTAGGCAGTTTATCTTATAATACTACGGAAAATTCTTTAAAAGATTTTTTTTCTCAAGCAGGTACTGTGGAATCAGTCACTATTATTATGGATAAAATGTCTGGCAGGTCAAAAGGTTTTGGTTTTGTGGAAATGTCTAGCGAAGAAGAGGCTAAAAAAGCCATAGAAATGTTTGATGGAAAGGAATTAGACGGGAGAAGCATTAGGGTAAGCGAAGCAAGACCAATGAAAGAAAGACCTCAAAGAAGAAACTTTGATTATCGTAGATAATTAAAAGAATCTTTTCATTTTTAAACAAAAGAGCCCGTTAAGGGTTCTTTTGTTTTTTAAAAGGGCTTAAAAGAAAAATTTATTTTAAAAGCGGGCCAT
Proteins encoded:
- a CDS encoding RNA recognition motif, with amino-acid sequence MEKKLYVGSLSYNTTENSLKDFFSQAGTVESVTIIMDKMSGRSKGFGFVEMSSEEEAKKAIEMFDGKELDGRSIRVSEARPMKERPQRRNFDYRR